AATAAACGTCATCGACCTCATCCAAAAACTGTTGCAGCGTTACTGCGGTTTCCGATATATTGCTCGCCCCCATGTCTTCATCAAGCCGCCAGACCACACCCAATTGTTCCGCTCGTTCGAACAAGGCTGCGGTATTAGCGAACGCGCTCACACCTAGACAACAGTAACGGAATGGCCAGCCTCGGGCAACGCAATCTTCGGCAATCTGGCGAAATGGCGTACCTGAACTGGCGCGTTCACCCAGCCGCAAATCAAAATGGGCATCTAGATTGATGATGCCAACGCGAGGCGTCTTTTCTTTTCCTGCTTCCCGTTGAGTAAGATGCGTCGCCAAGCCATTAAAACTGCCATAGGCAATTTCATGTCCTCCACCCAACCCAATCGGAAACAGGCCGTGTGCCAGCAATTCAGCCAGTACGGCAGAGAATGCCATCTGCGCTGCTTCCAAGCCATCCTCTATAACATTCGCGCTAGAGCCGATGCAAATGACATCGCCGGCATCAACTATTGTCTTGCATTGATGTACAGGCATATTACCTAGCGCACTGCGAATTGCATCCGGCCCTTCCTTGGCGCCAACCCGGCCATGATTGCGCGCCACCCCTGCATCGCAGGCAAATCCTAACAAGGCTATGGCTCCGGCTGGAGATGCGCTTGTAATTGGTACGACGATTTGATGCCAGCGTTGACCTTGCTGACCTTCGAGTGCATCAATCCGCCCTCGCCAACGCGTCATGTCGGGCGCCACGTTCATCCACTTCTCCGATGTCGATTGTTAGGAATTACTTGTAAATCGTAAAAATTCAAGGCGTGCCAAGCAGATCACTTCTAACGCGACCGCATTAATGTGCAACACACCCCCAATTTTTTACGGCTTTTTTTTACGCAAACAAAGGCACGAACAATTCCTTGCAGGACGCACTTAACGTGCCGTTAAGTACCAGCCGTTTCGCCGCCTCGATATCCGGGGCAAAGAACCGATCTGAGGCATAGTACGGGACGTGCGCACGCACTACCTTATGCACTTGCTCCAATGCTGAAGAACTTGTCAATGGACGATGAAAATCAAGCCCTTGTGCAGCAGCCAGCAATTCGATGCCAACAATTACCGCGGTGTTGTGAGCCATCTCGTGCAAACGCCTCGCAGCGAAAGTTGCCATACTTACATGATCCTCCTGATTGGCTGACGTCGGCAAACTGTCGACGCTGGCTGGATGCGCCATTGATTTGTTCTCCGAAGCTAGAGCAGCGGCGGTCACATGGGCGATCATGAACCCAGAATTGACGCCGGGGTCCCTGACCAGGAACGGTGGCAATCCTGATAGCGAGGCATCGATCAGCAAAGCAATCCGACGTTCTGACAAAGCACCTATTTCAGCGATCGCCAGTGCCAGCGTGTCTGCCGCAAACGCAACCGGCTCCGCATGAAAATTACCGCCGGAAATAACGGTGCTGTGTTCAGCATCGGCAAAAATCAAAGGATTGTCGGTAACCGCATTAGCTTCTATGAGCAAGGTGCGCGCAGCATTGTTGATGATATCGATACAAGCGCCCATGACTTGCGGCTGGCAACGCAGACTGTATGGATCCTGTACGCGTTCATCTTCCACAAAATGCGATTCTCGGATAGCGCTACCTGTCAGCAGCTTACGATAGATCTTTGCTGACGCAATTTGGCCAAGTTGTCCTCGCACTTCATGCACGCGCGGATCGAACGGCGCGTCGCTGCCTTTAGCCGCATCAACCGACAATGCACCAACCACCGTACCAGCTTCCAACATGCGCTCCGCCATGAACAAGCCGTGCAGCGCCAAGGCTGTCGACACCTGAGTACCGTTGATCAGTGCCAGACCTTCTTTCGCAGCCAGCACCACGGGCGCTATGCCGGCCTGTTTCAATGCGTCTCGCGCCGCCACGATTTCCCCATTGACGCGCACATCACCCTCGCCAAGCAAGGCCAGCGTCATATGGGACAATGGCGCCAAATCGCCCGAGGCGCCCACTGATCCTTTCGCAGGAATGGCAGGCATGATTCCCGCATTCACCAAAGCAATAAGGCTATCGATAACCAGCGCCCGGATACCGGAAAAGCCACGCGCCAGGCTACCGATCTTCATCAGCATGATCAGACGTACCACAGAATCGCTCAATAACTCGCCGGTTCCTACCGAATGCGACAGAATCAAGTTGCGCTGCAATTGCTCCAGCTGTGCATCCGGAAT
The sequence above is a segment of the Collimonas sp. PA-H2 genome. Coding sequences within it:
- the hutG gene encoding formimidoylglutamase — translated: MNVAPDMTRWRGRIDALEGQQGQRWHQIVVPITSASPAGAIALLGFACDAGVARNHGRVGAKEGPDAIRSALGNMPVHQCKTIVDAGDVICIGSSANVIEDGLEAAQMAFSAVLAELLAHGLFPIGLGGGHEIAYGSFNGLATHLTQREAGKEKTPRVGIINLDAHFDLRLGERASSGTPFRQIAEDCVARGWPFRYCCLGVSAFANTAALFERAEQLGVVWRLDEDMGASNISETAVTLQQFLDEVDDVYFTICLDVLPASVMPGVSAPAVYGVALETVESLLDIVTMSGKLRLADVAELNPVHDIDNRSARIAARLVARIANNMAA
- the hutH gene encoding histidine ammonia-lyase, giving the protein MTQPTLILEPGQFSLANLRNIWEQPLQVKLVASAYPGIHASADAVQRIVARGDAAYGINTGFGILAKTRIPDAQLEQLQRNLILSHSVGTGELLSDSVVRLIMLMKIGSLARGFSGIRALVIDSLIALVNAGIMPAIPAKGSVGASGDLAPLSHMTLALLGEGDVRVNGEIVAARDALKQAGIAPVVLAAKEGLALINGTQVSTALALHGLFMAERMLEAGTVVGALSVDAAKGSDAPFDPRVHEVRGQLGQIASAKIYRKLLTGSAIRESHFVEDERVQDPYSLRCQPQVMGACIDIINNAARTLLIEANAVTDNPLIFADAEHSTVISGGNFHAEPVAFAADTLALAIAEIGALSERRIALLIDASLSGLPPFLVRDPGVNSGFMIAHVTAAALASENKSMAHPASVDSLPTSANQEDHVSMATFAARRLHEMAHNTAVIVGIELLAAAQGLDFHRPLTSSSALEQVHKVVRAHVPYYASDRFFAPDIEAAKRLVLNGTLSASCKELFVPLFA